A genomic segment from Acidobacteriota bacterium encodes:
- a CDS encoding protein kinase translates to MTPEHWQKIEELFNQAVEMPPDSRDVFLREACGDNSELRAQVEKLIQADEDAGDFIESTVPLSHITKFADALNDYPVDGMIGRKVGAYEVEREIGRGGMGAVYLASRADKVFFKRVAIKLIKRGMDTDFIIRRFRNERQILANLDHPNIARLLDGGTTDDDLPYFVMEYIEGEPLTRYSDKRKLSLADRLKLFLQVCSAVQYSHLNQIVHRDIKPSNILVTSDGKPKLLDFGIAKLLNPEFAFDTLDPTATAMRLMTPEYASPEQSRGEKVSPASDQYSLGVLLYELMTGHRPYRLTNYLPHEIVRIICETEPEKPSIVISRVEKIINRDGEEVYLTPELVSQLRHTSPEGLQMELASGLDNIIMQMLRKDVSMRYPSIEHLMADINRYLSGFPVTAPSYHPPTPVIKSNTGDDHAAQNAIAILPFKLIEISGEEDTGSKFLGIGLADSLITQLSNIRSLTVRPTASVMRYTELTTDALSVGKELNVNYVLDGRLLKSGDRIRITTQLINVKTESPQWAAQFDEKYTDILELQDSISSQVVKELVKKISGEERQKLVKRGTHNFKAFEAYLRGRYHWHTYTESGLARAITCFYEAIALDENFAAAYSGVADYHNLLGVTSVLSPADTFPAAKEAAIRALKIDNKLAEVYSSLGLTAWAYDWDAEKSEGFFKRAFELNSNYSQAYEWYGHFCTSYGRFEEAEKSMRRALEIDPQSRSLYTMMSRVYYNARRYEEAVKFADKSLELEPNYYLALQGAAWSLTKVGRFDDALVAGRKGVEVSGGNPLTICSYARALADAGKIDEARKYLDELTQAADKRYISPFFLVVVHTALGEYEAAFKQIEKLFEYHDHWALWLRVEPSLDPLRDDPRFGEVLQRLRPFKTGNTGDDEAIATLVHDAAHTRGGMVATPEPLIVNRNQVTAVMDVSPATASLVAENQSDSLPEKPLEPVITAEQTRRLSLMHWAVFALVFAAVCAIGWYVYKNAQKPMVLRKITPDLAQASVPKSIAILPFKTDATGETERSISIGIADAMTSKLSELQQFSVRPVSAVRVYFGKDVDEQKAGQELGVEYLVSGSMENFDDAVKVSAQLQTVKDGKVLWADVFDEKLTNVANLHSAIAERILRVLKIELTASQRQRLNKRYTENSEAYQLYLVGRYQWGKRTGSGLTEATRSFEQALKKDPNFAPAYAGLADCYAILNQYQAIPPADAFAKAKENALKALAIDESLAEPHASLAFVKFYSERDRAGAEKEFRRAVELNPSYATAHHWFGMMLSASGRHDEAIAEIKQAEQLDIRSPIIRAAASTVYFYARQYDQAIERANKALELDPGLVPAHRVLRWTYEAMNRYEDAMNAYQNEKSFSGDADKEWYAILTQLQAMRGERDEAIRTLRYFIASPEFKPGETYLFYELAVAFSLLNQNDEALMWLAKAEASKTHLFNFAQVDPRLDNLRAEPRFNELMRKLGAFS, encoded by the coding sequence ATGACACCCGAACATTGGCAAAAAATTGAAGAGTTGTTTAATCAAGCTGTCGAAATGCCGCCCGATAGTCGCGATGTCTTTTTGCGTGAAGCCTGTGGTGACAATAGCGAATTGCGCGCCCAGGTTGAAAAGCTCATTCAAGCCGATGAAGATGCCGGTGATTTTATCGAATCCACTGTTCCGCTTTCGCACATCACCAAATTCGCCGACGCCCTGAATGATTACCCGGTGGACGGCATGATTGGTCGTAAAGTCGGGGCTTACGAAGTGGAACGCGAAATCGGACGCGGCGGCATGGGGGCAGTTTATCTGGCATCGCGCGCCGACAAAGTTTTCTTTAAGCGGGTCGCCATCAAATTAATCAAACGCGGCATGGATACCGATTTCATCATTCGCCGCTTTCGCAATGAGCGCCAGATTCTTGCAAACCTTGACCACCCGAATATCGCGCGTCTTTTAGACGGCGGCACCACCGATGACGATTTGCCCTATTTCGTGATGGAGTACATCGAAGGCGAACCGCTCACACGCTACTCTGATAAACGCAAGCTTTCGCTTGCCGACCGCTTGAAACTTTTTCTGCAAGTCTGTTCGGCGGTTCAGTATTCACACCTCAATCAAATCGTGCATCGCGATATTAAACCGAGCAACATTCTGGTGACATCTGATGGCAAGCCCAAGCTCCTGGATTTTGGCATTGCAAAATTGCTCAATCCCGAATTTGCGTTTGACACCCTCGATCCGACGGCAACCGCCATGCGGTTGATGACGCCTGAGTATGCCAGTCCCGAACAATCACGCGGCGAAAAAGTTTCGCCCGCAAGCGACCAGTACAGCCTCGGCGTGTTGTTATATGAACTGATGACAGGTCATCGCCCGTATCGTTTGACCAACTATTTGCCGCACGAAATCGTGCGCATCATTTGCGAAACCGAACCGGAAAAACCGAGCATTGTCATCTCGCGGGTTGAAAAAATTATCAATCGCGATGGCGAAGAGGTCTACTTAACCCCCGAACTCGTAAGCCAGTTGCGCCACACTTCGCCCGAAGGCTTGCAGATGGAACTCGCAAGCGGACTCGACAACATCATCATGCAAATGCTTCGCAAAGATGTGTCGATGCGCTATCCATCCATCGAACATCTGATGGCGGACATCAATCGCTATTTATCGGGCTTTCCGGTCACTGCGCCTTCCTATCATCCGCCGACGCCGGTTATCAAATCGAACACCGGCGATGACCATGCGGCGCAAAATGCCATTGCCATTTTGCCGTTCAAGCTGATTGAAATATCCGGTGAAGAGGATACCGGCAGCAAATTTTTAGGCATCGGGCTTGCCGATTCATTGATTACTCAACTGAGTAACATTCGCAGCTTGACCGTAAGACCGACAGCCTCGGTGATGCGTTATACGGAACTGACGACCGATGCGCTTTCGGTTGGCAAAGAGTTGAATGTCAATTATGTGCTTGATGGTCGCTTGCTGAAATCCGGCGACCGCATACGCATCACCACACAACTCATCAATGTGAAAACCGAATCGCCGCAATGGGCAGCGCAATTCGATGAAAAATACACCGACATTCTTGAATTACAGGATTCCATCTCGTCGCAGGTTGTCAAAGAACTGGTCAAAAAAATCTCCGGCGAAGAACGCCAAAAACTGGTTAAACGCGGCACCCATAATTTCAAAGCTTTTGAAGCCTATTTGCGCGGGCGTTACCACTGGCACACCTACACGGAAAGCGGACTGGCGCGCGCCATCACCTGTTTTTATGAAGCCATCGCTTTGGATGAAAATTTTGCAGCGGCTTATTCGGGGGTTGCCGATTATCATAACCTCCTGGGCGTTACATCGGTGTTATCGCCCGCCGATACCTTTCCGGCTGCCAAAGAAGCGGCGATTCGCGCATTGAAGATTGATAATAAACTCGCGGAAGTTTATTCATCTTTAGGACTCACCGCCTGGGCGTATGATTGGGACGCCGAAAAGAGCGAAGGCTTTTTCAAACGCGCCTTTGAACTCAATAGCAATTATTCGCAAGCCTATGAATGGTACGGTCATTTCTGCACCTCGTATGGTCGTTTTGAAGAAGCCGAAAAATCCATGCGCCGGGCTTTGGAAATTGACCCGCAATCGCGTTCGCTTTATACGATGATGTCGCGGGTTTATTACAATGCGCGACGTTATGAAGAGGCGGTCAAGTTCGCCGATAAATCTTTGGAACTGGAGCCGAATTATTATCTGGCGTTGCAGGGCGCGGCGTGGAGTTTAACCAAAGTCGGACGATTCGATGATGCGCTCGTCGCCGGGCGTAAAGGCGTAGAGGTTTCGGGCGGCAACCCTTTGACGATTTGTTCTTATGCGCGCGCGCTTGCCGATGCCGGGAAAATTGACGAAGCGCGGAAATATCTTGATGAATTAACTCAAGCGGCAGATAAACGTTACATCTCACCGTTTTTTCTTGTCGTCGTGCATACGGCGCTCGGTGAATACGAAGCGGCTTTCAAACAGATTGAAAAATTATTCGAGTATCACGACCATTGGGCGTTGTGGTTGAGGGTTGAACCTTCGCTTGACCCATTGCGTGATGACCCGCGCTTTGGCGAGGTTTTGCAACGCCTGCGACCTTTTAAAACCGGCAACACCGGCGATGATGAAGCGATTGCCACTTTAGTTCACGACGCAGCGCATACCCGAGGCGGAATGGTGGCGACGCCCGAACCCCTCATCGTCAATCGCAATCAGGTGACGGCAGTGATGGACGTTTCGCCAGCGACCGCCAGTTTGGTGGCTGAAAACCAAAGCGATTCACTGCCGGAAAAACCGCTTGAACCAGTGATTACCGCCGAGCAAACCCGCAGGCTCTCTTTAATGCACTGGGCGGTGTTTGCGCTGGTCTTTGCGGCAGTTTGTGCAATCGGTTGGTATGTCTATAAAAACGCGCAAAAGCCTATGGTGTTACGCAAAATTACGCCTGACCTGGCGCAAGCCAGTGTGCCCAAGTCGATTGCAATCTTGCCGTTTAAAACCGATGCCACAGGTGAAACCGAACGCTCAATCAGCATCGGGATTGCCGATGCCATGACATCCAAGTTGAGTGAGTTGCAACAGTTTTCCGTGCGCCCGGTTTCAGCGGTGCGGGTTTATTTCGGAAAGGATGTGGATGAACAAAAAGCCGGTCAGGAACTCGGCGTTGAATACTTGGTCAGCGGTTCGATGGAAAATTTCGATGACGCGGTAAAAGTCAGCGCCCAGTTACAAACCGTCAAAGACGGCAAAGTGTTATGGGCGGATGTGTTCGATGAAAAGCTCACTAATGTTGCCAATCTGCACTCGGCAATTGCCGAACGCATCTTGCGCGTCTTGAAAATCGAATTAACCGCCAGTCAACGCCAACGCCTGAATAAACGCTACACCGAAAACAGCGAAGCCTATCAACTCTATCTCGTCGGGCGTTATCAATGGGGCAAACGCACCGGCAGCGGACTCACCGAAGCAACGCGCAGCTTTGAACAGGCTTTAAAGAAAGACCCGAATTTCGCGCCCGCCTATGCAGGACTTGCCGATTGCTATGCGATATTGAATCAATATCAGGCGATCCCCCCGGCGGATGCGTTTGCCAAAGCCAAAGAGAATGCTTTGAAGGCGCTGGCGATTGATGAATCGCTTGCCGAGCCGCACGCCTCGCTCGCTTTTGTGAAGTTTTATTCGGAACGTGACCGCGCCGGTGCTGAAAAAGAATTTCGTCGCGCCGTTGAACTCAATCCGAGTTATGCCACGGCGCATCACTGGTTCGGCATGATGCTATCGGCATCGGGAAGACACGATGAAGCGATTGCCGAAATCAAACAGGCTGAACAACTCGACATTCGTTCACCGATTATTCGCGCTGCCGCCAGTACGGTCTATTTTTATGCGCGACAATACGACCAAGCCATCGAGCGGGCGAATAAAGCTTTGGAACTTGACCCCGGATTGGTTCCCGCTCATCGGGTTTTGCGCTGGACGTATGAAGCGATGAATCGTTACGAAGACGCCATGAATGCTTATCAAAATGAGAAAAGTTTCAGCGGCGATGCAGATAAAGAGTGGTACGCTATTCTAACCCAACTGCAAGCCATGCGTGGCGAGCGCGATGAAGCCATACGAACCTTGCGCTATTTTATCGCTTCGCCGGAATTCAAACCGGGAGAGACTTATCTGTTTTACGAACTCGCGGTGGCGTTTTCATTGCTCAATCAGAATGATGAAGCCTTGATGTGGCTTGCGAAAGCCGAAGCCTCGAAAACCCACCTGTTTAATTTCGCGCAGGTCGACCCGCGCCTCGACAATCTGCGCGCCGAGCCGCGATTCAATGAACTGATGAGAAAACTCGGTGCCTTCAGTTGA
- a CDS encoding cupin domain-containing protein — protein MSVIQHSALEKFDFPGIIHQTIASEKLGVNGIESWMQTVAPQSGTPAHKHDCPEVVVILRGQGQLILDGETSTFTANSTLLIPAGAVHQILNTGDEEMQLIGTFNQSPVRVYTAEGDPINLPW, from the coding sequence ATGAGCGTGATTCAACATTCGGCATTAGAAAAATTTGATTTTCCAGGCATCATCCATCAAACCATTGCCAGTGAGAAACTCGGTGTAAACGGCATCGAAAGCTGGATGCAGACGGTTGCGCCACAAAGCGGAACTCCCGCGCATAAACATGATTGCCCTGAAGTAGTGGTCATTTTACGCGGTCAGGGACAATTGATTCTTGATGGTGAAACATCAACCTTTACTGCGAACTCGACGTTATTAATTCCGGCGGGCGCAGTTCATCAAATCCTGAATACCGGCGATGAAGAGATGCAGCTCATCGGCACGTTTAATCAATCCCCCGTCAGGGTCTATACAGCGGAAGGCGACCCGATCAACTTGCCGTGGTAG
- a CDS encoding MBL fold metallo-hydrolase → MAITNTESGTNIHEIADGIYRINTPVSMNVGPGGFSFNQYLIVDDEPLLFHTGPRKMFSLVQEAVASVMPVEQLRYVSFSHVEADECGSLNEWLVAAPQSVPLCGNIAAMTSINDLADRAPRALADGETLTLGKHRVRWFDTPHLPHGWECGYLIEEQTRTFLCGDLFTQGGANHPAITQSDILEPSEALRQKLDYFAHAKNTGAMLERLAATEPSTLACMHGSAWQGDGAKLLRALAEVLSR, encoded by the coding sequence ATGGCAATAACCAATACAGAGTCGGGAACCAATATTCATGAGATTGCTGACGGGATTTACCGTATCAACACGCCGGTTTCAATGAATGTGGGACCCGGAGGCTTTTCTTTCAATCAATATCTCATCGTTGATGACGAACCGCTGCTCTTTCATACGGGTCCGCGTAAAATGTTTTCGCTCGTTCAAGAGGCGGTTGCAAGCGTGATGCCTGTCGAACAACTCCGTTATGTCTCTTTTTCGCATGTGGAAGCAGACGAATGCGGCTCGCTAAACGAATGGCTCGTAGCCGCTCCGCAATCGGTTCCCCTATGTGGCAACATCGCGGCGATGACTTCGATTAATGACCTTGCCGACCGAGCGCCACGCGCCCTCGCCGATGGTGAGACCCTGACGCTTGGTAAACACCGGGTACGCTGGTTTGATACGCCGCATCTGCCGCACGGATGGGAATGCGGTTATTTAATCGAAGAACAGACGCGCACCTTTTTGTGCGGCGATTTGTTCACCCAAGGCGGCGCAAATCATCCGGCAATAACCCAATCCGACATTCTTGAACCAAGCGAAGCCTTGCGCCAGAAACTGGATTATTTTGCCCACGCGAAAAACACCGGTGCGATGCTTGAGCGGTTGGCGGCAACCGAACCATCAACGCTTGCCTGTATGCACGGCAGCGCCTGGCAAGGAGATGGCGCAAAACTTTTGCGCGCTCTGGCTGAAGTGCTGTCACGATAG
- a CDS encoding DUF5602 domain-containing protein, with product MKRFKRLLTSLVTASLLLSLNLFSFAQHNAQHQGQSASPDCQLPGGSAISEGRTVYGEPKPIGNGDMRSWVRLNKAGKPVAVGIALSESALTGLPLELPNGEMGVEYVLHFPKSAPVAPFNHIGVNWNPKGHPPEHIYNVGHFDFHFYMISESERAAITAQGEDLERCKKKPADEFVPQDYFYAPETEHANMGSHWVDKNAHEFHGHHFTSTMIYGSYNGHFTFIEPMITKAFIESKPCFSQPVKQPAKFEKAGYYPTSYSIQFDPVNKVYNIALDNLTWR from the coding sequence ATGAAACGATTTAAACGATTACTGACCTCGCTGGTTACTGCTTCACTTCTTTTATCACTCAATCTATTCTCTTTCGCGCAGCATAACGCGCAACATCAGGGGCAATCCGCCTCGCCCGATTGTCAATTGCCCGGTGGTTCTGCGATATCCGAAGGCAGAACGGTTTACGGCGAACCTAAGCCCATTGGCAATGGCGATATGCGTTCCTGGGTTCGCCTGAACAAAGCCGGTAAACCGGTAGCCGTGGGCATTGCGCTTTCGGAATCGGCATTGACCGGACTGCCGCTGGAATTGCCGAACGGAGAGATGGGCGTCGAATACGTTTTACATTTCCCGAAATCGGCTCCTGTAGCCCCTTTCAACCACATCGGCGTCAACTGGAATCCGAAAGGTCATCCGCCTGAGCACATTTATAATGTCGGTCATTTCGATTTCCATTTCTATATGATTTCGGAATCGGAACGCGCCGCAATTACCGCTCAGGGCGAAGATTTGGAACGCTGCAAAAAGAAACCGGCAGATGAATTTGTCCCGCAGGATTATTTCTATGCGCCTGAAACCGAACATGCCAATATGGGTTCGCATTGGGTTGATAAAAATGCCCACGAATTTCACGGGCATCATTTCACCTCGACGATGATTTATGGCAGCTACAACGGACATTTCACCTTCATCGAGCCGATGATTACCAAAGCCTTCATTGAATCGAAACCGTGTTTTTCGCAACCGGTCAAACAACCGGCGAAATTTGAAAAAGCCGGTTATTACCCGACCAGTTATTCGATTCAATTCGACCCGGTAAACAAAGTCTATAACATCGCCCTTGATAATTTAACCTGGCGATAA